The Geothrix sp. genome window below encodes:
- a CDS encoding response regulator, which produces MTILLLILLSALLQIVAAWFALRINRIAGRPLAWILMSSALALMAVRRLFLLVEFHQNGFPAYLLPNEVMSFVISALLLGGVILIHGLFRAKAAEAASLEVARAGAREDADKLSAVLRATPLPTWIAEDPECRVVHGNPAAADLLRVPVDANHSASVAQEVGETQVAWTGHFRLVQHGRELRPDEMPMQRACLKGEEVREEPLDLIFDDGIVHHLMTYATPLRLGDGRIHGAVCCMVDLTEFRRVEGALAKAHKMESLGMLAGGLAHDFNNIFQVMVANLEMARSSAPGESPVRSYLDRLQAGLDRASNLSRDILHCSGGDLRRPESLDLSSLVAGVLDQVGLGVTRDLATVLPRVMMDPVLVGRVVEGLVTNALEANSAPGAVRVRTFMRQVTSVELAAGHWPEPVEPGLYAVLEVTDQGDGIDAATLPRIFDPFFSTRDMGRGLGLPAALGILRGHRGGIQVESIPGAGSVFRGYFPSPESLETPTVPPADGLPTRNLVLLADDEAELRSVLAEMLQEWFGLEVVCASDGQEALEIFNHRPEAFDLVFLDATMPRMNGVEAFRRMRQVRPGLPGILCSGYALPASREQAVAEGFADFLKKPFTSKELREILDRVLTSRA; this is translated from the coding sequence GTGACCATCCTCCTCCTCATCCTCCTGTCGGCGCTGCTGCAGATCGTGGCGGCCTGGTTCGCCCTGCGGATCAACCGGATCGCGGGGCGGCCCCTGGCCTGGATCCTGATGTCCTCGGCCCTGGCCCTGATGGCCGTGCGCCGACTCTTCCTGCTGGTGGAATTCCACCAGAACGGCTTTCCCGCCTACCTGCTTCCCAACGAGGTCATGAGCTTCGTGATCTCGGCCCTGCTGCTGGGAGGCGTCATCCTCATCCACGGGCTCTTCCGCGCCAAGGCCGCGGAGGCCGCGAGCCTGGAGGTGGCGCGGGCCGGGGCCCGGGAGGATGCCGACAAGCTCTCCGCGGTGCTGAGAGCCACGCCCTTGCCCACCTGGATCGCCGAGGATCCCGAGTGCCGGGTCGTCCACGGCAATCCCGCCGCCGCCGACCTGCTTCGGGTGCCCGTCGATGCGAACCACTCCGCTTCGGTTGCCCAAGAGGTCGGGGAGACCCAGGTGGCATGGACGGGCCACTTCCGGCTGGTGCAGCACGGGCGGGAGCTCCGGCCGGACGAGATGCCCATGCAGCGGGCTTGTCTAAAGGGGGAGGAGGTCCGGGAGGAGCCTCTGGATCTGATCTTTGACGACGGGATCGTGCACCACCTCATGACCTATGCCACGCCCCTGCGCCTTGGGGATGGCCGCATCCATGGGGCCGTGTGCTGCATGGTGGACCTGACGGAATTCCGCCGGGTCGAGGGCGCCCTGGCCAAGGCGCACAAAATGGAGAGCCTGGGCATGCTCGCCGGGGGGCTCGCCCACGACTTCAACAACATCTTCCAGGTCATGGTGGCCAATCTCGAGATGGCCCGATCCAGCGCGCCGGGGGAGTCCCCCGTGCGGAGCTACCTCGACCGCCTTCAGGCGGGCCTGGACAGGGCCTCCAACCTCAGTCGCGACATCCTCCACTGCTCCGGGGGGGATCTGCGGCGACCCGAGTCCCTGGACCTGTCCTCCCTGGTGGCGGGTGTGCTCGACCAGGTGGGTCTGGGGGTGACCCGCGACCTGGCGACCGTGCTGCCGCGGGTGATGATGGATCCTGTCCTGGTGGGTCGCGTGGTCGAGGGCCTGGTGACCAATGCCCTGGAGGCGAACTCGGCGCCGGGCGCCGTCCGCGTGCGGACCTTCATGCGGCAGGTCACCTCCGTCGAGCTGGCCGCGGGGCACTGGCCCGAGCCGGTGGAGCCCGGCCTGTACGCGGTGCTGGAAGTGACGGACCAGGGTGACGGCATCGATGCGGCCACCCTGCCGCGGATCTTCGATCCCTTCTTCTCGACCCGGGACATGGGGCGCGGCTTGGGCCTGCCCGCGGCTCTGGGGATCCTCCGGGGCCACCGCGGGGGCATCCAGGTGGAAAGCATCCCCGGGGCCGGCAGCGTCTTCCGGGGCTACTTCCCCTCGCCTGAAAGTCTGGAGACGCCCACCGTGCCGCCGGCCGATGGTTTGCCCACCCGCAACCTCGTGCTGCTGGCGGACGATGAGGCCGAGCTGAGATCGGTGCTGGCCGAGATGCTCCAGGAGTGGTTCGGGCTGGAGGTGGTGTGCGCCTCGGACGGGCAGGAGGCCCTTGAGATCTTCAACCACCGGCCCGAAGCCTTCGATCTCGTGTTCCTGGACGCGACCATGCCCCGCATGAACGGGGTGGAGGCCTTCCGGCGCATGCGCCAGGTTCGGCCGGGACTGCCGGGGATCCTGTGCAGCGGCTATGCCCTCCCGGCCTCCCGGGAGCAGGCCGTGGCCGAGGGGTTCGCCGACTTCCTGAAGAAGCCCTTCACCAGCAAGGAACTCCGGGAGATCCTCGACCGGGTGCTGACTTCCAGGGCCTGA
- a CDS encoding HAD-IG family 5'-nucleotidase, whose amino-acid sequence MTAWDPALLAAPPLLDADDRLPPEHKLFALRTLPLGEIRAIGFDMDHTLARYRSPEIDELAFKKAARLLVRDRGYSPWLLEVDYDPAFAVRGLVLDGLRGNLLKLNRERQVVRASHGGRALSRLEAEAIYSRRRLSTAAKGFRSIDTLFEIPESHLYAQMVDGFDRGRLKAENYLQLFRDVRWAVDTAHRNGEMKAEILEHRHFFIPQDPQLALALDRLKREGKKLFLLTNSEWSFTAGVLGHLLNGQDEARPLWTDYFDLVVVSSRKPAFFLETPPPVPVEGQPRCFMGGHAAWLESMLGAEGEQVLYVGDHIYGDVLRSKKNASWRTLLLVPELERELKLLESRSQDMRELLHLETVRRRTLRRASVLLDQWKRNRVRRHLLGPRLSSEATIALDHEAAHLASSAEALQRRVELQTLELDALTQTVEAAFNPLWGPIFRDRDEQTRFADQIQQFACAYTGKVGNLYMYDPHATVYAPVPALPHERMT is encoded by the coding sequence ATGACCGCCTGGGACCCCGCCCTGCTCGCCGCTCCGCCCCTGCTGGATGCGGACGACCGGCTGCCGCCGGAGCACAAGCTCTTCGCGCTGCGGACGCTGCCGCTGGGGGAGATCCGGGCCATCGGTTTCGACATGGACCATACCCTGGCCCGCTACCGCTCGCCGGAGATCGACGAGCTGGCCTTCAAAAAGGCGGCCCGGCTGCTGGTCCGCGACCGCGGCTACTCCCCCTGGCTGCTGGAGGTGGACTACGACCCGGCCTTTGCGGTGCGGGGCCTGGTGCTGGACGGGTTGCGGGGCAACCTGCTGAAGCTCAACCGGGAGCGGCAGGTGGTCCGGGCCAGCCACGGAGGCCGCGCCCTCTCGCGCCTCGAGGCGGAAGCCATCTACAGCCGCCGGCGGCTGTCCACGGCGGCCAAGGGATTCCGCAGCATCGACACCCTCTTCGAGATCCCCGAGAGCCACCTCTACGCCCAGATGGTGGATGGCTTCGACCGCGGCCGCCTGAAGGCCGAGAACTACCTCCAGCTCTTCCGGGATGTGCGCTGGGCCGTCGACACCGCCCACCGGAACGGCGAGATGAAGGCCGAGATCCTGGAGCACCGCCACTTCTTCATTCCACAGGATCCTCAGCTGGCCCTGGCCCTGGACCGCCTCAAGCGCGAAGGCAAGAAGCTCTTCCTTCTCACCAACAGCGAATGGAGCTTCACCGCGGGCGTGCTCGGGCACCTCCTGAACGGCCAGGACGAGGCCCGCCCCCTGTGGACCGACTACTTCGATCTGGTGGTGGTCAGCAGCCGCAAGCCCGCGTTCTTCCTCGAGACGCCTCCGCCAGTTCCCGTCGAGGGCCAGCCCCGCTGCTTCATGGGGGGACATGCCGCCTGGCTGGAATCCATGCTGGGCGCCGAGGGCGAGCAGGTGCTCTATGTGGGCGACCACATCTACGGCGATGTCCTGCGTTCGAAGAAGAACGCCTCCTGGCGCACCCTGCTGCTGGTGCCAGAGCTGGAACGGGAACTGAAGCTGCTGGAGTCCCGCAGCCAGGACATGCGGGAGCTCCTGCACCTCGAGACTGTTCGACGGCGGACCCTGCGCCGGGCCTCGGTGCTGCTGGACCAGTGGAAACGCAACCGGGTGCGCCGGCATCTGCTGGGCCCTCGCCTGAGCTCCGAAGCCACCATCGCCCTGGACCACGAGGCCGCGCACCTGGCCAGCAGCGCCGAGGCCCTCCAGCGGCGCGTCGAGCTGCAGACCCTCGAACTGGATGCCCTCACCCAGACCGTGGAGGCGGCCTTCAATCCTCTCTGGGGGCCCATCTTCCGGGATCGCGACGAGCAAACCCGCTTCGCGGACCAGATCCAGCAGTTCGCGTGCGCCTACACCGGGAAGGTCGGCAACCTCTACATGTACGACCCCCATGCCACGGTCTATGCCCCCGTGCCGGCCTTGCCCCACGAACGGATGACCTGA
- the aspS gene encoding aspartate--tRNA ligase, translated as MKLDRLGDFQRTHRNGDLRLGHAGQTVRLLGWCRRVRNLGSLVFLDLRDRWGLVQLVANEETADPELLAKLKAVRSEFVLAAEGVVAERESKNPNMATGDIEIRLTGLKILNTAAPLPFPLEDEGVGEDLRLTYRFLDLRREQLQRNMILRSEASNIIRNYFRKNDFVEFETPILGKSTPEGARDYLVPSRVHAGEFFALPQSPQLYKQMLQVSGFERYVQICRCFRDEDLRADRQPEFTQVDVEMSFVRQEDVQALIEGLMVELCPLVGQQAVAPFQRLTYRDAMEWYGSDKPDLRCKVKIQDVTGLFAGSEFNLFRAAADSQGQRRVRGLFLPGEAAGAYSRKQLDELQETAKKLGAGGLPYAKWGKDGLASSFKKFISAELEAELKASLGIQGEGLAIFAVGTDDQTSRVLGDLRLRLARTFGLTDASAFEFLWVVDFPLLQWDEDEQRFVACHHPFTSPHPDDLDLLESNPGACRAVAYDLVLNGYELGGGSIRIHDAETQSLMFRTIGIDEAEARAKFGYLLDALSFGAPPHGGLALGLDRLVMLLAGEDNIREVIAFPKTAQARCLMTDAPSPVDERQLRELHLLQDAKQTYRVGAVFFESAEGGSPELRGQALQQISQMTPKQTQGLVTLDPQGQILDAQTLSGPTFEF; from the coding sequence ATGAAACTCGATCGGCTCGGCGACTTCCAACGCACCCACCGCAACGGCGATCTGCGCCTCGGCCACGCGGGCCAGACCGTGCGCCTGCTCGGCTGGTGCCGCCGGGTCCGCAACCTGGGCTCGCTGGTCTTCCTCGATCTCCGCGACCGCTGGGGCCTGGTGCAGCTGGTGGCCAACGAGGAGACCGCTGATCCCGAGCTGCTGGCCAAGCTCAAGGCCGTGCGCAGCGAGTTCGTGCTGGCCGCCGAAGGCGTGGTGGCCGAGCGCGAGAGCAAGAACCCCAACATGGCCACCGGCGACATCGAGATCCGGCTGACGGGCCTGAAGATCCTCAACACCGCCGCCCCCCTGCCCTTCCCGCTGGAAGACGAAGGCGTGGGCGAGGATCTGCGCCTCACCTACCGCTTCCTGGATCTTCGCCGCGAGCAGCTGCAGCGCAACATGATCCTCCGCAGCGAGGCCTCCAACATCATCCGGAACTACTTCCGGAAAAACGATTTTGTCGAGTTCGAAACGCCCATCCTCGGCAAGTCCACGCCGGAAGGCGCCCGCGACTACCTGGTGCCCAGCCGCGTGCACGCGGGCGAGTTCTTCGCCCTGCCCCAGAGCCCCCAACTCTACAAGCAGATGCTCCAGGTCTCGGGCTTCGAGCGCTATGTGCAGATCTGCCGCTGCTTCCGCGATGAGGACCTCCGCGCCGACCGCCAGCCCGAATTCACCCAGGTGGATGTGGAGATGAGCTTCGTGCGCCAGGAGGATGTCCAGGCACTCATCGAGGGCCTGATGGTGGAGCTTTGCCCCCTGGTGGGCCAGCAGGCCGTCGCCCCCTTCCAGCGCCTGACCTACCGGGACGCCATGGAGTGGTACGGCTCCGACAAGCCCGATCTCCGCTGCAAGGTCAAGATCCAGGATGTGACGGGCCTGTTCGCCGGCAGCGAGTTCAACCTCTTCCGCGCCGCCGCCGACTCCCAGGGCCAGCGCCGGGTCCGCGGCCTCTTCCTGCCGGGCGAGGCGGCCGGCGCCTACAGCCGCAAGCAGCTCGACGAGCTGCAGGAGACCGCCAAGAAGCTCGGCGCCGGCGGACTGCCCTATGCCAAGTGGGGCAAGGACGGCCTGGCCTCCAGCTTCAAGAAGTTCATCAGCGCCGAACTGGAAGCCGAGCTGAAGGCATCGCTGGGTATCCAGGGCGAGGGCCTGGCCATCTTCGCCGTGGGCACCGATGACCAGACCTCCCGCGTGCTGGGCGACCTGCGCCTGCGGCTGGCCAGGACCTTCGGTCTGACGGATGCCTCCGCCTTCGAGTTCCTGTGGGTCGTGGATTTCCCCCTCCTCCAGTGGGACGAGGACGAGCAGCGCTTCGTGGCCTGCCACCACCCCTTCACCAGCCCCCACCCGGACGACCTCGATCTGCTGGAATCCAACCCAGGGGCCTGCCGGGCCGTGGCCTACGACCTGGTGCTCAACGGCTATGAGCTGGGCGGAGGCAGCATCCGCATCCACGACGCCGAAACCCAGAGCCTCATGTTCCGCACCATTGGCATCGACGAGGCGGAGGCGCGGGCCAAATTCGGCTACCTGCTGGACGCCCTCAGTTTCGGCGCGCCGCCCCATGGCGGCCTGGCCCTGGGACTGGACCGCCTCGTCATGCTGCTGGCGGGCGAAGACAACATCCGCGAGGTCATCGCCTTCCCCAAGACCGCCCAGGCCCGCTGCCTCATGACGGACGCGCCCAGCCCCGTGGACGAACGCCAGCTCCGCGAGCTGCACCTCCTGCAGGACGCCAAACAGACCTATCGCGTGGGTGCCGTGTTCTTCGAGTCCGCCGAGGGGGGGAGTCCCGAACTGCGCGGCCAGGCCCTGCAGCAGATCAGCCAGATGACCCCCAAGCAGACCCAAGGTCTCGTCACCCTCGACCCCCAGGGCCAGATCCTGGACGCCCAGACCCTCAGCGGGCCGACCTTCGAGTTCTGA
- a CDS encoding multidrug efflux RND transporter permease subunit, whose protein sequence is MSISTPFIRRPVATTLLTVALALLGAIAYQFLPVSPLPQVEFPTIQVQAGLPGASPETMASSVATPLERQFGRIAGITEMTSSSSLGSTNITLQFDLSRNIDAAGRDVQAAINAARGDLPSNLPNNPSYRKVNPADSPILMLALTSNLIPRERMYDVASSVLQQKLSQIQGVGQVFVWGGALPAVRVDVNPALLNAQGLALEDVRVAVAAANLNRPKGDLTNDRTTWSIATTDQLMTAEDYQPLIIRYRNGSAVRLSDVAQVTDSVENVRNRGLSNGVPAIIVPIFRQPDANIIETVDRVRAVLPQLQASLPPAMELKVLIDATRTIRASVKDVQLAMSISIGLVILVVFVFLRSVRSTLIPSVAVPISLIGTFGAMYMLGYTIDNLSLMALTVATGFVVDDAIVVVENITRHLENGMQPMEAALHGAKEIGFTVVSISISLIAVFIPILMMGGIVGRLFREFAVTLSVAIVVSMVVSLTTTPMMCSRLLRPHSEERHGRVFQATERVFQWIMRHYESSLGWVLRHQRFTLAVALGTMLATVGLYIAIPKGFFPQQDTGRINGSLQAAQDISFAGMEKLMTEYVAIVQADPAIENVTAFIGGGNTGRMFASLKPTEQRKETADQVIARLRGKTSHLPGGTLFMQPVQDLRIGGRPSSSQYQYTLQGDDARELFEWAPKVLQKLRSVPQLADVNSDLQNKGLEASLVIDRATASRLGITPQAIDSTLYDAFGQRFVSTIYTSLNQYHVVMEVDTPFMQTPDGLRHTYVRSTAGNLVPLSAFTTLERRNTALSVNHQGQLPSVTLSFNLPVGVALGDAVAAIDKAEQEIHLPGTLRGSFMGTAQAFRASLSNQPLLVVAALLVVYIVLGMLYESLIHPLTILSTLPSAGVGALLALLAFRTELSVIAFIGIILLIGIVKKNAILMIDFAIEVERREGVTPEAAIFQACLLRFRPITMTTMAALLGGLPLAIGMGTGSELRRPLGIAIVGGLLFSQILTLYTTPVIYLYMDRARLRWARLRSSRKSLPSVGKALHE, encoded by the coding sequence ATGAGCATCTCCACCCCCTTCATCCGCCGCCCGGTGGCCACCACGCTGCTGACGGTGGCCCTGGCCCTGCTGGGCGCCATCGCCTATCAGTTCCTGCCGGTGTCGCCCCTGCCCCAGGTGGAGTTCCCCACCATCCAGGTGCAGGCGGGCCTGCCGGGCGCCAGCCCGGAGACCATGGCCTCGTCCGTGGCCACGCCCCTGGAGCGCCAGTTCGGGCGCATCGCGGGCATCACGGAGATGACCTCCTCGAGTTCCCTGGGATCCACCAACATCACCCTCCAGTTCGACCTCAGCCGCAACATCGACGCCGCGGGCCGGGATGTGCAGGCCGCCATCAACGCGGCCCGGGGCGACCTGCCCTCCAACCTGCCCAACAACCCGTCCTACCGGAAGGTCAACCCGGCCGACTCGCCCATCCTCATGCTGGCCCTCACCTCCAACCTGATTCCCCGCGAGCGCATGTACGATGTCGCCTCCTCGGTGCTCCAGCAGAAGCTGTCCCAGATCCAGGGCGTGGGCCAGGTCTTCGTGTGGGGCGGCGCGCTGCCGGCCGTGCGGGTGGATGTGAACCCGGCCCTGCTGAACGCCCAGGGCCTGGCCCTGGAAGATGTCCGGGTCGCCGTGGCCGCCGCCAACCTCAACCGGCCGAAGGGCGACCTGACCAACGATCGCACCACCTGGTCCATCGCCACGACGGATCAGCTCATGACCGCCGAGGACTACCAGCCCCTCATCATCCGCTATCGGAACGGCAGCGCCGTGCGCCTGTCCGATGTGGCCCAGGTCACCGATTCCGTCGAGAATGTGCGGAACCGGGGGTTGTCCAACGGCGTCCCCGCCATCATCGTCCCCATCTTCCGGCAGCCTGACGCCAACATCATCGAGACCGTCGACCGGGTGCGGGCCGTCCTGCCGCAGCTCCAGGCCTCCCTTCCGCCCGCCATGGAGCTGAAGGTCCTCATCGATGCCACCCGCACCATCCGCGCCTCGGTGAAGGATGTGCAGCTGGCCATGTCCATCTCCATCGGCCTGGTGATCCTCGTCGTCTTCGTGTTCCTCCGGAGCGTCCGATCCACCCTAATACCCAGCGTCGCGGTCCCCATCTCGCTCATCGGCACCTTCGGCGCCATGTACATGCTGGGCTACACCATCGACAACCTCTCCCTCATGGCGCTCACCGTCGCCACGGGCTTCGTGGTGGACGACGCCATCGTGGTGGTGGAGAACATCACACGACACCTGGAGAACGGCATGCAGCCCATGGAGGCGGCCCTCCACGGCGCGAAGGAGATCGGCTTCACGGTGGTCTCCATCAGCATCTCGCTCATCGCGGTCTTCATTCCCATCCTGATGATGGGAGGCATCGTCGGTCGGCTCTTCCGCGAATTCGCCGTCACCCTGTCCGTGGCCATCGTCGTGTCCATGGTGGTCTCCCTGACCACCACGCCGATGATGTGTTCGCGCCTCCTCCGGCCCCACAGCGAAGAACGCCACGGACGGGTCTTCCAGGCCACCGAGCGCGTCTTCCAGTGGATCATGCGCCACTACGAATCGTCCCTCGGCTGGGTGCTGAGGCACCAACGCTTCACCCTGGCGGTGGCCCTGGGGACCATGTTGGCCACCGTCGGGCTCTACATCGCCATCCCCAAGGGCTTCTTCCCCCAGCAGGACACGGGCCGCATCAACGGCTCCCTCCAGGCCGCCCAGGACATCTCCTTCGCCGGCATGGAGAAGCTGATGACCGAGTATGTGGCCATCGTGCAGGCGGACCCGGCCATCGAGAATGTCACCGCCTTCATCGGCGGGGGCAACACGGGCCGCATGTTCGCCTCCCTGAAGCCCACCGAGCAGCGCAAGGAGACCGCGGACCAGGTCATCGCCCGCCTCCGCGGCAAGACCTCCCACCTCCCCGGCGGCACCCTGTTCATGCAGCCCGTCCAGGACCTCCGCATCGGCGGGCGCCCCTCCAGCTCCCAGTACCAGTACACCCTCCAGGGCGACGACGCCCGGGAGCTGTTCGAGTGGGCGCCGAAGGTGCTCCAGAAGCTCCGCTCCGTGCCCCAGCTGGCCGATGTGAACTCCGACCTGCAGAACAAGGGGCTGGAGGCCTCCCTGGTCATCGACCGGGCCACCGCCTCCCGCCTGGGCATCACGCCCCAGGCCATCGACAGCACCCTCTACGATGCTTTCGGCCAGCGCTTCGTCTCCACCATCTACACCTCCTTGAATCAGTACCATGTGGTCATGGAGGTGGATACGCCCTTCATGCAGACGCCCGACGGCCTGCGCCACACCTATGTACGCTCCACCGCCGGCAACCTGGTGCCGCTCAGCGCCTTCACCACCCTGGAACGGCGGAACACCGCGCTCTCCGTGAACCACCAGGGCCAGCTGCCCTCGGTGACGCTGTCCTTCAACCTGCCGGTGGGCGTGGCCCTGGGCGATGCGGTCGCCGCCATCGACAAGGCCGAGCAGGAGATCCACCTCCCCGGCACCCTGCGGGGGAGCTTCATGGGCACCGCCCAGGCGTTCCGGGCCTCGCTGTCGAACCAGCCCCTTCTGGTGGTGGCGGCCCTCCTGGTGGTCTACATCGTGCTGGGCATGCTCTATGAAAGCCTCATCCACCCCCTGACCATCCTGTCCACCCTGCCTTCCGCGGGCGTGGGCGCCCTCCTGGCCCTGCTCGCCTTCCGCACCGAGCTGAGCGTCATCGCCTTCATCGGCATCATCCTCCTCATCGGGATCGTGAAGAAGAACGCCATCCTCATGATCGACTTCGCCATCGAGGTCGAGCGCCGGGAGGGGGTCACGCCCGAAGCCGCCATCTTCCAGGCCTGCCTGCTGCGCTTCCGGCCCATCACCATGACCACCATGGCGGCCCTCCTCGGGGGCCTGCCCCTGGCCATCGGCATGGGCACCGGCTCCGAGCTGCGCCGCCCGCTGGGCATCGCCATCGTGGGCGGCCTGCTCTTCAGCCAGATCCTGACCCTCTACACCACCCCCGTGATCTACCTCTACATGGACCGGGCCCGGCTGCGGTGGGCCCGGCTCCGGTCCAGTCGGAAATCCTTGCCGTCCGTGGGAAAAGCCCTCCACGAGTGA